The stretch of DNA GGTCCGGCCCCGCCACGGTCGCAACCCCCGCTTATGCCGAAAATCCCGCAGGCGATCTTGCCGGGCTGGTCGAGCGGGTTGGCCCGTTCCGCTGGCGGCTTGCCATGCCCTATCCGGCGCCGGGGATCGCGCTGCACGTCTATGAGCTGGTGCCCGTGCCGCCGCCCGGCCCGGCGATGCGTCCTGCCGCCCCGCATTGACAGCCCGGTGGGACCGCGGCACTGTATTGGACAAATAACACACCAAGGACGCCCAGACGATGACTGCGATCCGCGTGCCTTCCTTCCTCCTGCCTGCCGGGGCGCTCGTCGCGCTGCTGCCTGTCCTTGCCGCCTGCGGTTCGGGGGCTGAGGGGGGCAATGGCACCGCGATCACCGTGTCGGGCGGCGGGGCCAGGGCCGATACCTCGGCCAAGGGCGGGGGCGTTGCCATCGCCGTGCCGGGGTTCAAGGCCAATGTCGACCTGCCGGGGCTCAAGGTGAAGGCCAAGGATCTCGATCTGGCGGGGATGAAGCCTTATCCCGGCACCGAGGTCGAACGCATCGACATCAGCAAGGCCCCGGCCGAATCGGGGGAAAAGCGCGCCATTATCGCCTTCACCGCTCCCGCCGATGCGGCACGCGTGCGTGGCTGGTTCGTCGAACAGGGGAAGGTGGCGGGCTTTGCCCTTGCCGGCGAGGCGATGACGCTTGCCGGCACGGGACCGGAGGGCGAGCAGGTGGAGATGCGCTTTGCCGATGCCGGGCCGGGGCGCAGCCGCGGCGAGATCAGCTTTGTGAAACGCTGACCCGCGCCCGCTTCATGATCGCGACCGCCGCAGCCCGTCGGCGGCAAAGATCGCAAGCCCGGTCCAGATCAGCCCGAAACACAGCATATGGGCCGGGCGCAGCGGCTCCCCGAACACCAGCACCGCCAGCAGGAACTGGATGGTGGGGGCCAGATATTGCAGCAGGCCGAGCGTCGAATAGGGCAGCAGCCGTGCCGCCGCCGCGAACAGCAGCAGCGGGGCCGCCGTCACCAGCCCGCCCAGCGCCAGCAGCACGCTTTCGCCGACCTCCCGCCCAAAGGCGAGGCCGCCGCCGGCATCCAGCACCGCCAGCCAGGCAAAGGCCGCCGGGCACAGGATCAGCGTTTCGATCATCAGCCCTTCAAGCGATTCGACCGGCGCGATCTTGCGCAGCAGCCCGTAGAGCGAAAAGCTGAACGCCAGCGTCAGGCTGATCCACAGCCCGGCCGCCGCGCTGGCGGCAAGGATGGTGACGCCGACCGCCGCCAGCAGCACGGCGATGCCCTGCGCGCGCCCCAGCCTTTCCTTGAGCACCGCCATCCCCAGCACGACATTGACCAGCGGGTTGAGGAAATAGCCAAGGCTGGTTTCCAGCACATGGGCGCGGCTGACCGCCCAGACATAGACCAGCCAGTTGAGCGCGATCAGCGCCGCGCTTGCCAGCAGCACGATCCGCGCGCGCGGATCGCCGAGCGCCGCGCGCAGCTTTGCCGTGCGCCCGAGCAGCGCGATCATCGCCGCCAGCAGCACCACCGACCAGATGATCCGCTGCGCGACAATCTCCCCCGGATCGACGCCGGGAAACAGCTTGAAGTAAAGCGGCAGGAATCCCCACCAGAAATAGGCCCCCAGCCCCAGCGCGATGCCGCGCCGGGCCGCCGCACCGCCGCTCAAATCACGCCGCCGCCAAGGACCAGCCGGGCCAGCCCGACCAGGATCACCACCAGATTGAGGTTGCGCCCCTCGTTGCGGCTGGACACCACGCCGAGCGCCAGCCCGAGCACCGCGACCGGCAGGATCATCCAATAGGCCCAGCCAAGGAACGGCACGAACGCGAAGATCGCGGGCACCAGCGCCAAAAAGCCGATGAACAGGGACAGGATGTTGAGCATCTGTGCCTGCCTAGCAGTCGCGCCGGAACGGCGCCAGTTCGCCCATCGCCGCCATATCCTCGGCCACCGCCGCGCGTTCGCGGGCGAGGAAATCGGCAATCGCGGCGCGAAAGCCGCGATCGGGAATGAAATGCGCCGAATAGGTCGGCACCGGCACATAGCCGCGCGCCAGCTTGTGCGCGCCCTGCGCCCCGGCCTCGACCACCGCCAGCCCGCGCGCGATCGCGGCGTCGATCGCCTGATAATAGCACAGCTCGAAATGCAGGAACGGCACGTCCTCGGTCGCGCCCCAATAGCGGCCGTAAAGCGTCGTCGTGCCGATCAGGTTGAGCGCGCCGGCAATCGGCCGCCCGCCGCGCAGCGCGAGGATCAGCAGCACCCGGTCGCCCATCCGCTCGCCCAGCAGGGAAAAGAAACGCCGCGTCAGATAGGGGCGGCCCCATTTGCGTGCGCCGGTGTCCTGGTAAAAGGCCCAGAAATCGTCCCACACCGCCTCGGTCAGTTCCGCACCGGTCAGATGGCGGATCTCCAGCCCCGCGACCGCCGCCGCGCGTTCCTTGCGGATCGCCTTGCGCTTGCGCGCGGCGAGTGCCGACAGAAAATCCTCAAACCCGGCATAGCCCTGATTCTGCCAGTGGAACTGGCTGTCGGTGCGGATCAGCCAGCCCGCCGCCTCGAACAGCGGCAGCTGTGCGGGCGCAACGAAGGTCGCATGGGCAGAGGACAGGCCGTTCTGCACGGTCACCGCCTCGATCGCCGCGATCAGATCGGCGGCCACACCGGGGTCGCGCAGCAGCAGCCGCGGGCCGGGCACGGGCGAGAAGGGGCTGGCGATCTGCAGCTTCGGGTAATAGCGGCCGCCGGCGCGCTGATAGGCATCGGCCCAGCCATGATCGAACACATATTCGCCCTGGCTGTGGCTTTTCAGATAGGCGGGGGCAGCCCCGGCCAGCCGCCCGTCCGCCCCGTCGATCAGGATCGGCACCGGCTGCCAGCCGGCCTGCGCCGTCGCGCTGCCCGATTCTTCCAGAATCGACAGGAAATCATGGCTGACGAACGGATTGTCCGGCCCGGCACAGCCATTCCACTGATCGGGATCGATGGCGGCGACGCCATCTGCGATCCGCGCCGTGCGGTCCGTCATGACAGGCAAGGCTCCGGCATGCGGCCACCCTTACAGGGCGCGCGCGCGCACCGGAAGCCCCGCGACCCGCCGCGATCCTGTCCGCCGCCGGCCCGGGTGATTGCCAAAGCATCCCGGGCTGGGAAACGGGTGATCGGGACGGGCGGCGGGGCCGACAGAGCCGGGCGACTCGCCGCCGCCCGGCCGGCATCACCGCCGCGACAGCGCGTCCTCGATGCTTGCGCCCATCAGCACGAGCATGAACAGCCCGGCGATGCCGGCGGCGATCAGGGGAAACTGGCTGGCGATGAAATGGGTCATGATGGGCCTCCCTGGCGGATGGCCCCGATCATCGCGCACCGGGTGCGGCGCGCATTGACGATGATCAAATGGCGGTTATTCGGCCGCCTTGCCGCCGCCCGATCCGGCAGGCGCTTTGGCAAAGGCCGGCGGCGCACCGGGGCGCACCGCCATCAGCCCCGCCAGCCGGGCGCGGAAGGCGCGCAGCTCCGCCCCCGCCAGCAGCGCGGTGCTGGTAAAGCTGACCTTGCGCGGATCGATCGCCTGGCCCTGGCGATAGACCTCGAAATGCAGATGCGGGCCGGTCGACAGGCCGGTCGAGCCGACATAGCCGATCACCTGCCCGCGCCGCACCGGCTGGCCCGGGCGCACGGCGATGCGGCTCAGATGCGAATAGCCGCTGCCCAGCCCGCCATCATGGTTCAGCCGGACATGATTGCCATGCCCGCCCGACCGCCCGGCAAAGGCGACGCGGCCATCGGTCACCGCATAGACGGGCGCACCGTGCGGCGCGCCGAAATCGATGCCGCGATGGAAGCGGTTATAGCCGAGCAGCGGGTGCAGCCGCATGCCGAAGCCCGAGGTCTGCCGCCCGCTGACCGGCCGCGCGAGCGCGCCGCGCCGTTCGCCGACGCCCGATGCCTCGAACCACTGGTCGCGGCCATCGACCGTCCATTTGAGCAGCTGCACGCGCCGCCGCCCCTGCGACAGCCCGGCATAGAGCAGCTCGCCCAGCTCGACCTCGCCGGTCGCGGCGCGCTGCTGGGCGATGATCAGGTCGAACCGCGCATCGCTGCCGATTTCGCCGACCGACATCTTGGTCGCCACCGCGCGCAGATAGGTCTCGACCGCGCGCGCCGGTGCGCCGGCCGCGCGCGCGGCGCGATAGAGGCTCGATCCGACCACGCCCGTAATGCGCAGCGGCGTGCGGTCGACCGCGATCGGCACGCGGGTGAGCGTCAGGCCGGTGTCGCCGCGCGTCACTTCCAGCCGCAGGTCGAACCGGGCGCGGAACGCCAGCGCGTCCAGCGGGCGGGCCACCCTTTTGTCGGGCCGCCGCCCCAGCCGGATGTCGATCCGCGTGCCGGGGCGGATGTCGCCCGCCGGCACAGCGTCGCCGATCAGCCGGGTGACGGTCGCCAGATCCTCGCGCCCCACGCCTGCGCGCGCGAGCGCGCGGCGAAAGCCGTCGCCCGCGCCGACGGTTGCCGTCAGTTCGATGACCGGGCGTTCGGGGGTTTCGGCGAGTGGACGGACAAGATCGGTCGCCGCCATCCGGCTGCCGCTGTCCGCCCCCCAGGCGAGCGGCGCGATCGCCTGGGCGCGCCCGGCGGCCAGGCTCGCGTCATCGGGCAGTGCCGGCACCGGGCCGGGCAGGGGACGCAGCCCGCCGGGCGACAGCAGCCATGCCGCGCCGAGCAGCGCGCCGAGCGTCGCCAGCCCGCGCCACCATTCGGCCGAGCCGATGCGCGCGCCCAGATCCGGGGCCAGGTCGAGATCGGCAAAGCGCCCGCCAAAGCGGTCGAACGCGCCCTGTGCCCCACCTGGTCCTGCCCCGCCCGGTCCTGCCCCGCGCAGCCGGGTGGCGGTGAACGGGGCGGCGGTGAACGGTCCGGTGTTGCGCGGGGGAATGCCGCCATGCGCTGTGGGTCGGGCAAGGCCGGGCGCGTCGAGCGCGAGCGCCGCCGTGCCGCCGGCCGGTCCCGCAAACTGGTCGCCGCGTTGATACAAATCCACGCCCCCTGCGCGCCGCGGCATTGCGCCGGCGGCATCGCTTACGTCCCTGTGAAAGCCGGGGGTTAATGTCAAACTAACGCGCCGCTCCGCAGACCATGCAAGCGGCGAGCCGCCCGGCCGGGGCGGCGGACGGTGGCGCGGCAGCCGCGGACGGGGGGCGGCGGGCCATTGCCTTTGGCCGCCAAAGCCCCGATCTGTCAGCCCATGAGCCGTTTCGCGTCCTCGCCCGTGGCCGCCATTCTCGGTCCGACCAACACCGGCAAGACGCACCTCGCGGTCGAGCGCATGTGCGCGCATTCAAGCGGGATGATCGGCTTTCCGCTCCGCCTGCTGGCGCGCGAGGTCTATGACCGGGTGGTCGCGATCAAGGGGGCGGAGCAGGTCGCGCTGATCACCGGCGAGGAACGCATCGTGCCGCCCGGCGCGCGCTGGTTCCTGTGCACCGCCGAATCGATGCCGCTCGACCGCGATGTCGCCTTTGTCGCGCTCGACGAGGCGCAGCTGGGTGCCGATCCCGAACGCGGCCATGTGTTCACCGACCGGCTGCTGCGCGCGCGCGGGCGGGAGGAAACGCTGATCCTGGGGTCAGAGGCGTTGCGGCCGATGATCCGCGCGCTGCTGCCCGATACCGAGATTGTCGGCCGGCCGCGCTTTTCGACGCTCAGCTATGCCGGGGCGAAGAAACTGACCCGGCTGCCGCGCCGCTCGGCCATCGTCGCCTTTTCGGCCGAGGAGGTCTATGCGGTCGCCGAGACGATCCGGCGGCTGCGCGGCGGGGCGGCGGTGGTGATGGGCGCGCTCAGCCCGCGCACGCGCAACGCCCAGGTGGCGATGTTCCAGGCCGGCGAGGTCGATTATCTGGTCGCGACCGACGCGATCGGCATGGGGCTGAACATGGATGTCGCCCATGTCGCCTTCGCCTCGCTGCGCAAATATGACGGGCGGCGCGCGCGGCGGCTGACCATCGCCGAAATGGCGCAGATCGCCGGCCGGGCGGGCCGCCACCAGCGCGATGGCACGTTCGGGACGCTGGGGGCCGAAGACGGGCCGGGCGCGTTTGCGCCCGAGG from Sphingomonas changnyeongensis encodes:
- a CDS encoding GNAT family N-acetyltransferase, with the translated sequence MTDRTARIADGVAAIDPDQWNGCAGPDNPFVSHDFLSILEESGSATAQAGWQPVPILIDGADGRLAGAAPAYLKSHSQGEYVFDHGWADAYQRAGGRYYPKLQIASPFSPVPGPRLLLRDPGVAADLIAAIEAVTVQNGLSSAHATFVAPAQLPLFEAAGWLIRTDSQFHWQNQGYAGFEDFLSALAARKRKAIRKERAAAVAGLEIRHLTGAELTEAVWDDFWAFYQDTGARKWGRPYLTRRFFSLLGERMGDRVLLILALRGGRPIAGALNLIGTTTLYGRYWGATEDVPFLHFELCYYQAIDAAIARGLAVVEAGAQGAHKLARGYVPVPTYSAHFIPDRGFRAAIADFLARERAAVAEDMAAMGELAPFRRDC
- the rarD gene encoding EamA family transporter RarD, giving the protein MSGGAAARRGIALGLGAYFWWGFLPLYFKLFPGVDPGEIVAQRIIWSVVLLAAMIALLGRTAKLRAALGDPRARIVLLASAALIALNWLVYVWAVSRAHVLETSLGYFLNPLVNVVLGMAVLKERLGRAQGIAVLLAAVGVTILAASAAAGLWISLTLAFSFSLYGLLRKIAPVESLEGLMIETLILCPAAFAWLAVLDAGGGLAFGREVGESVLLALGGLVTAAPLLLFAAAARLLPYSTLGLLQYLAPTIQFLLAVLVFGEPLRPAHMLCFGLIWTGLAIFAADGLRRSRS
- a CDS encoding M23 family metallopeptidase, which translates into the protein MDLYQRGDQFAGPAGGTAALALDAPGLARPTAHGGIPPRNTGPFTAAPFTATRLRGAGPGGAGPGGAQGAFDRFGGRFADLDLAPDLGARIGSAEWWRGLATLGALLGAAWLLSPGGLRPLPGPVPALPDDASLAAGRAQAIAPLAWGADSGSRMAATDLVRPLAETPERPVIELTATVGAGDGFRRALARAGVGREDLATVTRLIGDAVPAGDIRPGTRIDIRLGRRPDKRVARPLDALAFRARFDLRLEVTRGDTGLTLTRVPIAVDRTPLRITGVVGSSLYRAARAAGAPARAVETYLRAVATKMSVGEIGSDARFDLIIAQQRAATGEVELGELLYAGLSQGRRRVQLLKWTVDGRDQWFEASGVGERRGALARPVSGRQTSGFGMRLHPLLGYNRFHRGIDFGAPHGAPVYAVTDGRVAFAGRSGGHGNHVRLNHDGGLGSGYSHLSRIAVRPGQPVRRGQVIGYVGSTGLSTGPHLHFEVYRQGQAIDPRKVSFTSTALLAGAELRAFRARLAGLMAVRPGAPPAFAKAPAGSGGGKAAE